In Silene latifolia isolate original U9 population chromosome X, ASM4854445v1, whole genome shotgun sequence, the following proteins share a genomic window:
- the LOC141620348 gene encoding uncharacterized protein LOC141620348, producing the protein MCASIRGSVDQHTKVKDLIKAINEQFATSGKALASTLIMQFSSLRLTETKGVHDYIMRMRDIANQLKTLEVTMSDTFLVHFFLCTLPPKYAPFKISYNTHKDKWSINELMAMCVQEEGRLLMEEGEKVNLTVASSPKRQKGHTKDKGKGKISAEPAITKESTCFFCKKKGHMKIDCIKFKAWQKKKGNFHAFVCYESNMVNVNHNTWWIDSGTTIHVSNTLLGMINLRKPVGSELSIYSGNQISSHVEAIRTCSLILSSGFILHLEKTFYVPNFSRNFISVSRLVPLGFTFKFSDSGFSILRNSEIIGSGILSDNLYRLGTAK; encoded by the coding sequence ATGTGTGCTAGTATTCGTGGTTCTGTCGATCAGCATACTAAAGTTAAGGATCTAATTAAGGCCATCAATGAGCAGTTTGCAACTTCTGGTAAAGCTCTTGCTAGTACCTTAATAATGCAGTTTTCATCTTTGAGGCTCACCGAGACTAAAGGTGTGCATGATTATATCATGCGCATGAGGGATATTGCAaatcaacttaagactttggaaGTTACCATGTCTGACACTTTCCTTGTGCACTTCTTTTTatgcactcttcctccaaaatatGCTCCCTTTAAGATCTCTTACAACACACATAAGGATAAATGGTCAATTAATGAACTTATGGCCATGTGTGTTCAAGAGGAGGGCAGATTGTTAATGGAGGAAGGTGAAAAGGTGAACCTTACTGTTGCTTCTTCTCCAAAGAGGCAAAAGGGTCACACTAAAGATAAGGGAAAGGGAAAGATTTCAGCTGAGCCAGCCATTACGAAGGAGTCTACGTGTTTCTTCTGTAAAAAGaagggacacatgaagatagactGCATTAAGTTTAAGGCTTGGCAAAAGAAGAAAGGTAATTTTCATGCGTTTGTTTGTTATGAATCTAATATGGTTAATGTTAATCATAATACATGGTGGATTGATTCTGGAACTACAATCCATGTTTCGAATACCTTGCTGGGTATGATAAACCTAAGGAAACCAGTGGGCAGTGAACTTTCAATCTATTCAGGAAACCAGATTAGTTCACATGTGGAAGCCATTAGGACATGCAGCTTAATATTAAGTAGTGGTTTCATTTTGCATTTGGAAAAGACATTTTATGTTCCGAATTTCTCTAGAAATTTCATTTCAGTATCAAGACTTGTACCTTTGGGTTTTACCTTTAAATTTTCAGACTCTGGATTCAGTATTCTCAGAAATTCTGAAATTATTGGTTCTGGTATTTTGTCTGATAATTTATATCGTCTTGGAACTGCAAAATAA